The Georgenia sp. TF02-10 genome window below encodes:
- a CDS encoding MATE family efflux transporter yields the protein MPGPGAPAPSPTAAAPTGRDLDRQILALAVPALGALVAEPLFVLVDSAMVGRLGTGELAGLSLSSTLLTTVVGVFVFLAYATTAATSRRIGAGDRVGAVAAGVDGMWLALVLGLVSAAVAVVAAPWVVAAMGAPPAVAPHAVAYLRFSAPGLVGMLLVLAATGTLRGLLDTRTPFVVAACGAVANVGLNALFIYGIGLGVAGSGLGTAVAQTAMAAALVTVVVRGARAAGVGLRPRGAGIWSAALAGLPLLVRTLTLRAAILLTVAVATALGAVTLAAYQVVNAMWGLAAFGLDSLAIAAQALVGQGLGRGDPALVRRVLSRTLRWGTVGGAVLGLVFAAAGWWLAPLFTGDPEVRLAVAVGLVVAGACLPIAGWVYVLDGVLIGAGDGRYLAWAGVATVVVYAPLAAAVWAWAPGGAAGLAWLWAAFGGAFMLARAATTGLRARGTSWMVLGAER from the coding sequence ATCCCGGGCCCCGGAGCGCCGGCCCCCAGCCCCACGGCGGCGGCCCCCACCGGCCGCGACCTCGACCGGCAGATCCTCGCCCTCGCGGTCCCCGCGCTCGGCGCGCTGGTGGCGGAGCCGCTGTTCGTGCTGGTGGACTCGGCGATGGTCGGCCGGCTGGGCACCGGGGAGCTGGCGGGCCTGTCGCTGAGCTCGACCCTGCTCACCACCGTCGTCGGCGTGTTCGTCTTCCTGGCCTACGCCACGACGGCGGCCACCTCCCGGCGGATCGGGGCCGGGGACCGGGTGGGCGCGGTGGCGGCCGGGGTGGACGGCATGTGGCTGGCGCTGGTCCTCGGCCTGGTGTCCGCCGCGGTCGCCGTCGTCGCGGCGCCGTGGGTGGTCGCGGCGATGGGCGCCCCGCCGGCGGTGGCCCCGCACGCCGTCGCCTACCTGCGCTTCTCCGCCCCCGGGCTGGTCGGCATGCTGCTCGTGCTCGCCGCCACCGGCACCCTGCGCGGGCTGCTCGACACCCGCACGCCGTTCGTGGTGGCGGCCTGCGGGGCGGTGGCCAACGTCGGCCTGAACGCGCTGTTCATCTACGGCATCGGGCTGGGCGTGGCCGGCTCCGGCCTGGGCACCGCCGTCGCGCAGACCGCCATGGCCGCGGCGCTGGTGACGGTGGTCGTGCGCGGCGCCCGCGCCGCCGGGGTGGGGCTGCGGCCGCGCGGCGCGGGCATCTGGTCCGCCGCGCTGGCCGGCCTGCCGCTGCTGGTGCGCACCCTCACCCTGCGGGCGGCGATCCTGCTGACGGTCGCCGTCGCGACGGCGCTGGGCGCGGTCACGCTGGCCGCCTACCAGGTGGTCAACGCCATGTGGGGGCTGGCGGCGTTCGGCCTGGACTCCCTGGCGATCGCCGCCCAGGCGCTGGTCGGGCAGGGGCTCGGCCGCGGCGACCCCGCCCTGGTGCGGCGCGTGCTGTCCCGGACGCTGCGCTGGGGCACGGTGGGCGGGGCCGTCCTCGGGCTGGTCTTCGCCGCGGCCGGGTGGTGGCTGGCCCCGCTGTTCACCGGCGACCCCGAGGTCCGCCTTGCGGTCGCCGTCGGGCTGGTGGTGGCCGGGGCGTGCCTGCCGATCGCCGGCTGGGTGTACGTGCTCGACGGCGTCCTGATCGGTGCCGGCGACGGGCGGTACCTGGCCTGGGCCGGGGTCGCGACCGTCGTCGTCTACGCCCCGCTCGCCGCCGCGGTGTGGGCCTGGGCGCCCGGCGGGGCGGCCGGGCTGGCCTGGCTGTGGGCGGCCTTCGGCGGGGCGTTCATGCTGGCGCGGGCGGCGACCACCGGGCTGCGGGCGCGCGGCACGTCGTGGATGGTGCTGGGCGCCGAGCGCTGA
- a CDS encoding arylsulfotransferase family protein → MRITRPVAVVAAGLALLGGAGLGVAQLVRTDPPEPTIAAVDASAGDVSAFPVPGTATVHPRSQLSFRGVAAADLGEVAVVGSESGEHSGSRLPHSDGAGVSFVPDEPFAEGEEVRVTTAQDVRGAEDGDYTVRVAVLGDRPRLPVPPVQEVGEPPADGEETLAVEHVRQYASAPGINPPVVDVTGPKAGTAPAGEANQATPGLTALGVKNGYGQKGPMLVDDAGEPVWFRPLTGVDARDVTVQTLAGAPVLTWWEGRNATGYGYGEAVVVDTAYEEVARVRMVGYDADPHEALLTADGTMLLLAYEPVRMDLSRAGGPTSGQVIDNIVQEIDLETGAVLFEWHSVGAVGLAESYLPADDGPRFDYFHLNSIAVDDDSSLLLSARHTCAVYDIDRVTGSVHWRLGGRESDFALGEGAGFLKQHDARRGADGSITLFDNGGTCGPTTRESSRGLVLDVDESAMTAELVREYPHPEGLFAESQGSFQQLPDGDVLLGWGSLPRFTLMSGDGAVRLDGAVPKDLQVTSYRARRVEWTGRPRTDPAAVVADGAVAVSWNGATEVAAWRVRDASGTEVAAGPREGFETRLPLPAGTGPDGLAVEALDDSGAVLGRAAVGAADD, encoded by the coding sequence ATGCGCATCACCCGGCCGGTCGCCGTCGTCGCGGCGGGGCTCGCCCTGCTCGGCGGGGCGGGCCTCGGCGTCGCCCAGCTCGTCCGTACCGACCCGCCGGAGCCGACGATCGCGGCGGTCGACGCCTCCGCCGGCGACGTCTCCGCCTTCCCCGTGCCCGGCACCGCGACGGTCCACCCGCGGTCCCAGCTGAGCTTCCGGGGGGTCGCCGCGGCGGACCTGGGCGAGGTCGCCGTCGTCGGGTCGGAGAGCGGGGAGCACAGCGGCAGCCGGCTGCCGCACTCCGACGGCGCGGGGGTCAGCTTCGTGCCCGACGAGCCGTTCGCCGAGGGCGAGGAGGTGAGGGTGACGACGGCGCAGGACGTTCGGGGCGCCGAGGACGGGGACTACACCGTGCGGGTCGCCGTGCTCGGAGACCGGCCGCGGCTGCCGGTCCCGCCGGTGCAGGAGGTCGGGGAGCCGCCGGCCGACGGCGAGGAGACGCTCGCCGTCGAGCACGTCCGGCAGTACGCCTCGGCCCCCGGGATCAACCCGCCGGTGGTCGACGTCACCGGGCCCAAGGCGGGCACCGCCCCCGCCGGGGAGGCGAACCAGGCGACCCCCGGCCTGACCGCGCTCGGCGTGAAGAACGGCTACGGGCAGAAGGGGCCGATGCTGGTCGACGACGCCGGCGAGCCGGTCTGGTTCCGCCCGCTGACCGGGGTCGACGCCCGCGACGTCACGGTGCAGACGCTCGCCGGCGCCCCGGTCCTGACCTGGTGGGAGGGCCGCAACGCGACCGGGTACGGCTACGGCGAGGCCGTCGTCGTCGACACCGCCTACGAGGAGGTCGCCCGCGTCCGGATGGTCGGCTACGACGCCGACCCGCACGAGGCGCTGCTCACCGCGGACGGCACGATGCTCCTGCTGGCCTACGAGCCGGTGCGGATGGACCTCTCCCGGGCCGGCGGGCCGACGTCCGGGCAGGTCATCGACAACATCGTCCAGGAGATCGACCTCGAGACCGGCGCCGTGCTCTTCGAGTGGCACAGCGTCGGCGCCGTCGGCCTGGCGGAGTCCTACCTGCCGGCCGACGACGGCCCGCGGTTCGACTACTTCCACCTCAACTCGATAGCCGTCGACGACGACAGCAGCCTGCTGCTCTCCGCCCGGCACACCTGCGCCGTCTACGACATCGACCGGGTCACCGGGTCCGTCCACTGGCGCCTGGGCGGCCGGGAGAGCGACTTCGCCCTGGGCGAGGGGGCGGGCTTCCTCAAGCAGCACGACGCCCGCCGGGGGGCGGACGGGTCGATCACCCTCTTCGACAACGGCGGCACGTGCGGGCCGACCACCCGGGAGTCCTCCCGCGGGCTGGTCCTGGACGTCGACGAGTCGGCCATGACGGCCGAGCTCGTCCGCGAGTACCCCCACCCCGAGGGGCTCTTCGCCGAGAGCCAGGGCAGCTTCCAGCAGCTGCCCGACGGCGACGTGCTGCTGGGCTGGGGCAGCCTGCCCCGGTTCACCCTGATGTCCGGCGACGGCGCCGTGCGGCTCGACGGCGCGGTGCCCAAGGACCTGCAGGTCACCTCCTACCGGGCCCGCCGGGTGGAGTGGACCGGCCGGCCGCGCACGGACCCGGCGGCCGTGGTCGCCGACGGGGCGGTGGCGGTCAGCTGGAACGGGGCGACCGAGGTCGCGGCCTGGCGGGTCCGCGACGCCAGCGGGACCGAGGTGGCCGCCGGCCCGCGGGAGGGGTTCGAGACGCGCCTCCCGCTGCCCGCGGGGACGGGGCCGGATGGGCTGGCGGTCGAGGCGCTCGACGACTCCGGGGCGGTGCTCGGCCGGGCGGCGGTGGGGGCGGCCGACGACTGA
- the rplI gene encoding 50S ribosomal protein L9: protein MAKLILTHEVSNLGTPGDVVEVKDGYARNYLVPRGLATRWTKGGQKQVDQITAARKARAIHTVEEARDLRDRLQAAPVTVAARAGDNGRLFGAVTATDIAEAVKAAGGPELDRRRIEVPTPIRSLGQHRILVRLHQDVQATVDVEVVPAG from the coding sequence ATGGCAAAGCTGATCCTGACCCACGAGGTCTCCAACCTCGGCACCCCAGGCGACGTGGTCGAGGTCAAGGACGGGTACGCCCGGAACTACCTCGTCCCCCGCGGCCTGGCCACCCGGTGGACCAAGGGCGGCCAGAAGCAGGTCGACCAGATCACCGCGGCCCGCAAGGCCCGCGCGATCCACACCGTGGAGGAGGCCCGTGACCTGCGCGACCGGCTGCAGGCCGCCCCGGTCACCGTCGCCGCGCGCGCCGGCGACAACGGCCGCCTGTTCGGCGCCGTCACGGCCACGGACATCGCGGAGGCGGTGAAGGCCGCCGGCGGGCCCGAGCTCGACCGCCGCCGGATCGAGGTCCCCACCCCGATCCGGTCCCTCGGCCAGCACCGGATCCTCGTGCGGCTGCACCAGGACGTCCAGGCCACCGTCGATGTCGAGGTCGTCCCGGCCGGCTGA
- the rpsR gene encoding 30S ribosomal protein S18, with amino-acid sequence MAKPVLRKPKKKANPLKSGKIDNIDYKDTALLRKFVSDRGKIRARRVTGVSVQEQRRIAKAVKNAREMALLPYSSSAR; translated from the coding sequence ATGGCGAAGCCAGTCCTTCGCAAGCCCAAGAAGAAGGCGAACCCGCTGAAGTCGGGGAAGATCGACAACATCGACTACAAGGACACCGCCCTGCTGCGGAAGTTCGTCTCCGACCGCGGGAAGATCCGGGCCCGCCGGGTCACCGGGGTGTCCGTCCAGGAGCAGCGCCGCATCGCCAAGGCCGTCAAGAATGCCCGCGAGATGGCGCTGCTGCCCTACTCGAGCTCGGCTCGCTGA
- a CDS encoding single-stranded DNA-binding protein: MAGETVITVVGNLTADPELRFTASGSAVASFTVASTPRTFDRQASEWKDGETLFMRCSVWREAAENLAESLTKGTRVIVQGRLQQRSFETREGEKRTVVEMQVDEVGPSLRYATAKVTRAQRGGGGGGGGYGGGQGGNQGGFGNQGGGYGGQQGGGYNAPGGGQADDPWAQSPTGGSSAFNDEPPF; this comes from the coding sequence ATGGCAGGCGAGACCGTCATCACCGTCGTCGGGAACCTGACGGCGGACCCCGAGTTACGCTTCACCGCCTCCGGGTCGGCCGTGGCCAGCTTCACCGTGGCGTCCACGCCGCGGACCTTCGACCGGCAGGCCAGCGAGTGGAAGGACGGGGAGACCCTGTTCATGCGCTGCTCGGTCTGGCGGGAGGCCGCGGAGAACCTCGCGGAGTCGCTGACCAAGGGCACCCGCGTCATCGTCCAGGGCCGGCTGCAGCAGCGGTCCTTCGAGACGCGCGAGGGCGAGAAGCGCACGGTGGTGGAGATGCAGGTCGACGAGGTCGGTCCGTCCCTCCGGTACGCCACCGCCAAGGTCACCCGCGCCCAGCGCGGCGGCGGCGGAGGCGGTGGCGGGTACGGCGGCGGCCAGGGCGGCAACCAGGGCGGCTTCGGCAACCAGGGCGGCGGCTACGGCGGCCAGCAGGGCGGCGGGTACAACGCCCCCGGCGGCGGCCAGGCCGACGACCCCTGGGCGCAGAGCCCCACCGGCGGCTCGAGCGCGTTCAACGACGAGCCCCCGTTCTAG
- the rpsF gene encoding 30S ribosomal protein S6, giving the protein MRHYELMIILDPEVDERTVAPSLDKLLTVVKTGGGTVDNVDIWGKRRLAYDIDKRSEGIYAVVDMSTTPELAQELDRQLGLNEAVLRTKLIRPDAH; this is encoded by the coding sequence GTGCGTCACTACGAGCTGATGATCATCCTCGACCCCGAGGTCGACGAGCGGACGGTCGCCCCGTCGCTCGACAAGCTGCTCACGGTCGTCAAGACCGGCGGCGGGACCGTCGACAACGTCGACATCTGGGGCAAGCGCCGGCTCGCCTACGACATCGACAAGCGTTCCGAGGGCATCTACGCCGTGGTCGACATGTCGACCACGCCCGAGCTCGCCCAGGAGCTCGACCGCCAGCTCGGCCTGAACGAGGCCGTCCTGCGCACCAAGCTCATCCGCCCGGACGCCCACTGA
- a CDS encoding transglycosylase domain-containing protein → MARTPSTGQAPERGRPAPPRRRLNYPRAGKGPIARWLPSWRVVLGAALTGIAVVLGVFIFAYATTDVPEPDDFAMAESTTVYFADGETPMGSFAEVDRQSVPLDTLPEHVGAAVVASEDRRFYQNNGIDPKGLARALWNNVRGLPTQGGSTLTQQYVERYYVGSTTSYAGKFKETILALKIDRSQSKEAILENYLNTIYFGRGAYGIEKAAQAYFGKPAAELTMPESALLAGIIPAPSAWDPAVDPERAEQRWERVMDLMAEDGWITAEERSAATYPQALPPNAQNELEGPNGYLLQMVREELVEDAGMTEEEIDTRGLDIVTTIDKPKQDAAVQAVANLPADRPANNRVALVSLDPSSGAIVALYGGPDYLTQSRNAATQDVAQGGSTFKPFALVAALESGVSLQTRYASYAPMEIEGYDFPVSNFDRINRGRINLVEATANSVNTVYAQLNVDVGPEKTVDVATRAGIPADTPGLVASPSNVLGPASPHPIDTATAFATFAAQGVRHDPFIVEEVRDGDGDVVYTGGAEGERVFAEDVMADATYAMQQVVRRGTGETASEIGRPAAGKTGSSNAYRSAWFSGFVPQLATTVAMYQVGEDGTEEELTGFGGVRTIAGGTYPTQVWRDYMLVATEGMPVEEFPERAGVGRVGYGSGTSDTTPRRRSTEAPAPAPAPAPTTEAPTETPTPEPTTPEPTETPTPTPTPTPEPTQPPPATPAPTPPPTTPAPPSPAPTTPAPPATTEPTQPVQPPAAPPADGAGPPAGPGG, encoded by the coding sequence GTGGCACGCACCCCCTCCACCGGCCAGGCCCCCGAGCGGGGCCGGCCGGCCCCGCCCAGGCGGCGGCTGAACTACCCCCGGGCGGGCAAGGGGCCCATTGCGCGCTGGCTGCCGAGCTGGCGGGTGGTGCTGGGTGCAGCCCTGACGGGGATCGCCGTCGTGCTGGGCGTGTTCATCTTCGCCTACGCCACCACCGACGTGCCCGAGCCGGACGACTTCGCCATGGCCGAGTCCACCACGGTCTACTTCGCCGACGGCGAGACCCCGATGGGCTCCTTCGCCGAGGTGGACCGGCAGAGCGTCCCGCTGGACACGCTGCCCGAGCACGTCGGGGCCGCCGTCGTCGCCTCCGAGGACCGCCGCTTCTACCAGAACAACGGGATCGACCCGAAGGGCCTGGCCCGGGCGCTGTGGAACAACGTGCGCGGCCTGCCCACCCAGGGCGGGTCCACGCTGACCCAGCAGTACGTCGAGCGGTACTACGTCGGGTCGACGACGAGCTACGCGGGCAAGTTCAAGGAGACCATCCTCGCGCTGAAGATCGACCGGTCGCAGTCGAAGGAGGCGATCCTCGAGAACTACCTCAACACCATCTACTTCGGGCGCGGCGCCTACGGGATCGAGAAGGCCGCGCAGGCCTACTTCGGCAAGCCGGCCGCCGAGCTGACCATGCCCGAGTCCGCGCTGCTGGCCGGGATCATCCCCGCCCCGAGCGCGTGGGACCCGGCCGTCGACCCCGAGCGGGCCGAGCAGCGCTGGGAGCGGGTGATGGACCTCATGGCCGAGGACGGGTGGATCACCGCCGAGGAGCGGTCCGCCGCCACCTACCCCCAGGCCCTCCCGCCCAACGCCCAGAACGAGCTCGAGGGCCCGAACGGGTACCTGCTGCAGATGGTCCGCGAGGAGCTCGTCGAGGACGCCGGGATGACCGAGGAGGAGATCGACACCCGCGGCCTGGACATCGTCACCACCATCGACAAGCCGAAGCAGGACGCCGCCGTCCAGGCGGTGGCGAACCTCCCCGCGGACCGGCCGGCCAACAACCGGGTCGCGCTGGTCTCCCTCGACCCCTCCTCCGGGGCGATCGTGGCCCTCTACGGCGGGCCGGACTACCTCACCCAGTCCCGCAACGCCGCCACCCAGGACGTGGCCCAGGGCGGGTCGACCTTCAAGCCGTTCGCCCTGGTCGCGGCGCTGGAGTCCGGGGTCTCCCTGCAGACCCGCTACGCCAGCTACGCCCCGATGGAGATCGAGGGCTACGACTTCCCGGTGTCCAACTTCGACCGGATCAACCGCGGCCGGATCAACCTCGTCGAGGCCACCGCGAACTCGGTCAACACCGTCTACGCCCAGCTGAACGTCGACGTGGGGCCGGAGAAGACGGTCGACGTCGCCACGCGGGCCGGCATCCCGGCCGACACCCCCGGACTGGTCGCCTCGCCGTCGAACGTCCTCGGGCCGGCCTCGCCGCACCCCATCGACACGGCGACGGCGTTCGCGACCTTCGCGGCCCAGGGGGTGCGGCACGACCCGTTCATCGTCGAGGAGGTCCGCGACGGCGACGGCGACGTCGTCTACACCGGCGGCGCCGAGGGCGAGCGGGTCTTCGCCGAGGACGTCATGGCCGACGCCACCTACGCCATGCAGCAGGTGGTCCGGCGCGGGACGGGCGAGACGGCCAGCGAGATCGGCCGCCCGGCCGCCGGCAAGACCGGCTCCTCCAACGCCTACCGGTCTGCCTGGTTCTCCGGGTTCGTGCCCCAGCTCGCCACCACCGTGGCGATGTACCAGGTCGGCGAGGACGGCACCGAGGAGGAGCTGACCGGCTTCGGCGGGGTCCGCACCATCGCCGGCGGGACCTACCCCACCCAGGTCTGGCGCGACTACATGCTCGTCGCGACCGAGGGCATGCCGGTGGAGGAGTTCCCCGAGCGGGCCGGGGTCGGCCGGGTCGGCTACGGCTCGGGCACCTCGGACACGACCCCGCGGCGCCGCTCGACCGAGGCGCCGGCGCCGGCTCCCGCGCCGGCGCCCACGACGGAGGCCCCCACCGAGACGCCCACACCCGAGCCGACGACGCCCGAGCCCACCGAGACGCCGACGCCGACGCCGACCCCGACGCCGGAACCCACCCAGCCGCCCCCGGCCACCCCCGCCCCGACCCCGCCGCCGACGACCCCAGCGCCGCCCAGCCCGGCGCCGACGACCCCGGCGCCGCCGGCCACCACCGAGCCCACCCAGCCGGTCCAGCCCCCGGCGGCGCCGCCCGCGGACGGCGCGGGCCCGCCCGCGGGGCCGGGCGGGTAG
- a CDS encoding helix-turn-helix transcriptional regulator has translation MSARAQVLELAILGRLREAPMHGYELRKHLNAALGAFRTLSYGSLYPALRSLTERGLIAAEEPPAAPGPRAGRRGRIVYRLTDAGRDHLAGSLATADPAAWDDDVFDIRFTLFGSTDAGTRLRILEGRRARMVERSETLRQSFGRTSRRMDSYTRELARHGLDQLEREVEWLERVIDTERGTRGAPDHTARASPSGRPATPGAPAGSMPETGATSGTGSTRETGTAPTTGIAPETATTPTTGTTPEPGTTPGPGSTATARSAPTTGATPPGVTPTTGTTPTTGTPTEAAAGEPAPAGTNPKEQA, from the coding sequence GTGAGCGCACGGGCGCAGGTGCTGGAGCTGGCCATCCTCGGCCGGCTCCGTGAGGCACCGATGCACGGCTACGAGCTGCGCAAGCACCTCAATGCCGCCCTCGGCGCCTTCCGCACCCTGTCCTACGGCTCGCTCTACCCCGCGCTGCGCTCGCTGACCGAGCGTGGACTCATCGCCGCCGAGGAGCCGCCCGCGGCGCCCGGGCCACGGGCCGGTCGGCGCGGCCGGATCGTCTACCGGCTCACCGACGCCGGCCGGGACCACCTGGCCGGCTCTCTTGCCACCGCCGACCCGGCGGCCTGGGACGACGACGTCTTCGACATTCGGTTCACGCTGTTCGGCAGCACCGACGCCGGCACCCGGCTGCGGATCCTAGAGGGTCGCCGGGCCCGGATGGTCGAGCGCAGCGAGACGCTCCGGCAGTCCTTCGGGCGGACCTCGCGCCGGATGGACAGCTACACCCGCGAGCTGGCCCGGCACGGGCTCGACCAGCTCGAGCGCGAGGTGGAGTGGCTCGAGCGGGTCATCGACACCGAGCGCGGCACCCGGGGCGCACCGGACCACACCGCCCGGGCGTCGCCGTCGGGACGCCCGGCAACGCCCGGGGCGCCGGCCGGAAGCATGCCGGAGACCGGGGCCACCTCGGGCACCGGGAGCACCCGGGAGACCGGAACGGCACCGACCACCGGGATCGCCCCGGAGACCGCGACCACACCGACCACCGGGACCACCCCGGAGCCCGGGACCACCCCTGGGCCCGGGAGCACCGCAACCGCCCGGAGCGCCCCGACCACCGGGGCCACCCCACCCGGAGTCACACCGACCACCGGGACCACCCCCACCACCGGGACCCCGACCGAGGCCGCCGCCGGCGAGCCCGCCCCCGCTGGAACCAACCCCAAGGAGCAAGCATGA
- a CDS encoding inositol-3-phosphate synthase — MSAIRVAIVGVGNCASALVQGVHFYADADPESTVPGLMHVQFGDYHVRDIEFVAAFDVDGKKVGTDLAEAINASENNTIKICDVPPLGVTVQRGHTYDGLGRYYRETIEESVAEPVDVVAALREARADVLVCYLPVGSEEAAKFYAQCALDAGVAFVNALPVFIAGTEEWAAKFTAAGLPIVGDDIKSQVGATITHRVLAKLFEDRGVVLDRTYQLNVGGNMDFKNMLERDRLESKKISKTQAVTSNVQHDLGAKNVHIGPSDYVQWLDDRKWAYVRLEGRAFGEVPLNLEYKLEVWDSPNSAGIIIDAVRAAKIALDRGIGGPLLSASSYFMKSPPEQRPDDLARESVEAFIAGELER, encoded by the coding sequence ATGAGCGCCATCCGCGTCGCGATCGTGGGCGTCGGGAACTGTGCGTCCGCGCTCGTCCAGGGCGTGCACTTCTACGCCGACGCTGACCCCGAGAGCACCGTCCCGGGGCTGATGCACGTGCAGTTCGGCGACTACCACGTCCGGGACATCGAGTTCGTCGCGGCGTTCGACGTCGACGGCAAGAAGGTCGGCACGGACCTGGCCGAGGCGATCAACGCCTCGGAGAACAACACCATCAAGATCTGCGACGTGCCGCCGCTGGGCGTCACCGTCCAGCGTGGGCACACCTACGACGGGCTGGGCCGGTACTACCGGGAGACGATCGAGGAGTCGGTGGCCGAGCCGGTCGACGTCGTCGCCGCGCTGCGCGAGGCCCGCGCCGACGTGCTCGTCTGCTACCTGCCCGTCGGGTCGGAGGAGGCGGCGAAGTTCTACGCCCAGTGCGCGCTCGACGCCGGGGTGGCCTTCGTCAACGCCCTGCCGGTGTTCATCGCCGGCACCGAGGAGTGGGCGGCGAAGTTCACCGCCGCCGGCCTGCCGATCGTCGGGGACGACATCAAGTCCCAGGTGGGCGCCACCATCACGCACCGGGTGCTGGCGAAGCTGTTCGAGGACCGCGGCGTCGTGCTGGACCGGACGTACCAGCTCAACGTCGGCGGGAACATGGACTTCAAGAACATGCTCGAGCGGGACCGGCTGGAGTCCAAGAAGATCTCCAAGACCCAGGCGGTGACCTCCAACGTCCAGCACGACCTCGGGGCGAAGAACGTGCACATCGGGCCCTCGGACTACGTGCAGTGGCTGGACGACCGCAAGTGGGCGTACGTGCGCCTGGAGGGCCGGGCGTTCGGGGAGGTGCCGCTGAACCTGGAGTACAAGCTCGAGGTGTGGGACTCGCCCAACTCGGCCGGGATCATCATCGACGCCGTGCGGGCGGCGAAGATCGCGCTGGACCGCGGCATCGGCGGGCCGCTGCTCTCGGCGTCGTCCTACTTCATGAAGTCCCCGCCGGAGCAGCGCCCGGACGACCTGGCGCGGGAGTCGGTCGAGGCGTTCATCGCGGGGGAGCTGGAGCGGTGA